From Clostridium sp. SY8519:
CATGGGCAAACTGAATATCCTCTTCCAGCCGGCTGACTTCATAGCGCCACTGCTCATAGAGATACTGTCCGGCCGGCGTCAGGGCCACAATCCGGTTGGTCCGGATAAAAAGCTGCAGGTCCAGCTGTGCCTCCAGACTGGCAATTTTCTTGCTTAACGTCGGCTGGGTCAGATTAAAATATTCCGCGGCGGCAGAGACGCTCAGGCTCTCTGCCACCTTAACGAAATACATAATCTGACCAAGACTCACATTTCTTACATCCACATTATGCATAAGTATCCTCAGCGTTACTGATAAAATCCTTCTCCGTATCTGCTGATCTCTTCTGTAACCACCGCGCGTACCTGATCGTTAATAATCGGCACCAGCGCCACATATCCGCCGCCGGGCGCCATTTCATCCAGTGTCCGGTGCACTTCACGGATGATTTCTTCCTCCGTTGCGTTCGGACGCTCCAAGACTCCCTGCGTGTCAAAGCCTCCGCTCAGAAGGATCTGTGAACCGAATTCCTTTTTAATGTCAGCGACCGGATTCACATACTGCAGCGGCTGAAGGGAATCAATTCCCATTTCCACCAGATCTCCGATGGTTGGATAGATATAACCGCAGGAATGCATCTCAAAGAGCATGCCTTCCGCGTGAACCGCGTCAATGACCCGCTGAATGCAGGGACGGATAAACGTGCGCCACATCCCCATATCGAAGAACATATTCTTATTATCTCCCCAGTCATCGTGGAATGCAATAATATCAAAATCAAAATATTTTTTCAGGATATGAATATATCTGCACTTAAAATCTGTCAGCGCCTCCATGAATTCATGCACCTCATCCGGGGTCTCATAAAAGGCGCAGGCAGCATTTTCAAATCCCATCAGACTGACCATCCGCTCAAATGGCCCTTCCAGAAGCATACAGAGGGATACCCGGTTTTCCCGGTCCCAGCCTGCAGTGGCCTCTGCAGCAATTGCCTCCCAGTCATAGCTGTCCAGATCCGGCATGGAAATATGCTCTTTCCAGTCTTCCAGATCTTCGATTACCTCTTTTCCCGGCGTCGGTGTCTGGGAATGCAGTTCCGGCGTATACGTCCATTCCACGCCAAACCAGTCCTTCCCCTGTCCTTCTCCGAAATACCGTTCTCCATACGAATCGCAGATATCGATATCTGTAAATCCGTTCGGTACATTGACCGGCAGTTCATGCCGATATGCCCGCAGTATATTTTCTCTCGCTGTCATATGATTTTTCCTTTCTCTTTCTGTATCTCAGTCTTCTGATTCTAACTGTCTGGTAAATGCTTCCGCTTCTTCTGTGCTCATGTAATCACGGTTAAACTGATGCTCATTGATAAACAGCACCAATACCACCACCAGCAGGGAAGCCACTGCCGCAATCACATAGGACATCCGGAGACTTCCTGTGGCATTCAGCACATTTCCATTGACGCAGAAGCCAAAGGACGATACCAGCGCCTGAATCGGGAACAATACACTGTTCACTTTTTTGAATCCATGCCGGCCAAACACGGCTGCCGGCAGGGAAGTGGTAAAGTTTGCCGAGCCTCCCAGCGCCAGGGCAAACATAATCAGGAACACGATCACCAGCGGACGTTTTTCCGTTACTTCCAGAAGCAGCGCTGCCGCATACCAGATACCGAAAAAGATCATCGTTTTTCTTGTCCCCAGCTTCTGGTCCATCGCGCCGATAATCCAGGAACCCACAATTCCCGCAAAGGCCAGAATCGTCATGATTCCCACAGCCTGTGCCTGCGTAAATCCCACCTCCTGGTTGCGCACTACCAGCTGTGTAATAATGACGGTGGATACAAACTGGAATCCGCCGGAGGCAATGGCTACCAGCCAGAAGGTTTTTCTGCGGAACAGGCGCTTGACTGTCCATCCGCCGTCGTCTTCGACTTCTTCCGAAAAATACTCATTTCGGTACACTTCATCGGATACATTGTCCGGATTTATGCCGCGATCCTGCGGATTGTTGCGCACAGCAGCCAGGCCTGCAAGTGCCAGTACCAGCAAAAGCACACAGGGAAGCACAACTGCCCGGGTAACCCCGAGACGCGCAACAAGCACCGTAATCAACGGAACAAAGAAGCCTGTGGACAAATTATGTCCCATCGTTGTATATCCCATAACAATGCCCTTTTTCTTAGGGAACCAGGAAGCCACCAGCGCGCCGCCTGAGATATACCCCGCACTCATGCAGCCGATGGTGCAGATACACAGCGAAATCCCATACTGTGCGAGGCTGTTCGCGTGCCCCATGCCGAAATATCCCACAGCTCCAAGGATCAGGCAGATGCAGGACGTAATCCTTGCGCCGATTTTCCGGTTCACCGCTCCCATAATAAAGAAGAAGACAACACCCACCATGGCAGCCACGGTTCCCATGTTCAGTACATTTCCGGCCGGAATCCCCAGTTTGGCCGCCACCGCCGGCGCCACTACATTCGAGCTGTCATTTACCATGCCGGCGTAAAACCAGAACATCAGCAGACAGTACAGAATCGTCCACCAGCCTTTGCCAAAGCCAAACAGCTCACTTTTCCTGTTTTTCTCTTTCATGAATTTCCTTCCTTTCCCTTTTGCAGCTGCTGTAAGCAGCAATTGTCTGATCCCTCCATATTCCGGTTGCTTATTCCTTATCTTTATTATAGATATGGAAAAACCCGTTGAAAAATTGTAAATCTTTATTTCAATATTCCATTTCAGAATACTGACACAGGCATCTGCTTCCTTGTCAAATCGCACCCGGATGCAGAAAAACGGCGGAGAAGAACCCGGTTTTCCGGTTTCTTCTCCGCCGCTGTATGCCCATTTTTTCTTAACGGTACACCTGCCTGCGCACCTGTTCAAACGTATCTTCCATCACATCTTTCATCCGGACTGGCCGCTGCCTGCTGCCGGCCCTCTGTCTGTCCGTTCCTTCATTCCCAGTTCCGCGCAGATTTCCCGGTAGATCGGCTCATGCACGCTGCCCCGTTCCCAGATAAAATTAAAGGCATGGGGCGTGTGAAAATCCCTCAGCGGGATCTGACGCAGCACTCCCTGATCAATCAACGACTGGGCAGCAGACAGATACATAAACGAAATCCCAGCGTCCTCCTGGAGCATCTGAAGAATCGCGTGCATCCCGCCGATTTCGCAGACTCTGCGAAAATCCCCAATCTGCAGATTCATCGCGTTTAACTGCCGTTCCAGAATCATCCGGGTCCCGCTTCCCTGTTCCCGGAGAATCAGGTTTTCCCCCAGCAGATCCCTGGTCTGATAGGGCTCTGCGGAAAACCTGTGGCCCGCCGCGCAGACCGGCACAAAAGGAACCATCGCGTACGGAATGGAATCATATTCCCGGCTGTTAAAATATCCCTCGACCAATGCAAAATGAATGATTCCCTCCCGCATATGGCGCAGCAGCACATCCGTATTGCTGATCTCCATCTGCACAGGCGTATCCGGGTGGCGCCGCATATAGCGCGCCAGAGGTTTCGCGATCACATATTCTCCAATGGTCTTTGTCACACCAAAATACAGGGGAAACACCTCCGGATCTTCTTCCTTTATGCGGCGCCGCAGCAGATCCTCATCATTCCGCATGGCCCCGGATACCTGCCGGAGCATTTCTCCCGCCCTGGTCAGCGTCAATTTTTTCCCGCTGTAGCAAAACAGCTTCTTTCCGTAATATTCCTCCAGATAACGGATGTGCTGCGACACGGCCGGCTGTGTAATATTCAGTCTGCGGGCAGCTTTTGTATAGTTCATGGTTTCACATACCATAAGAAATGTTTCGATCCGAAGATCCAGCATATCTCTTCTCCTTTTCTCTGACCTGGTCCGTTCCATCCATTGTTGTCCCGAAGGCTTCTGCTTCTCTATAATTATATCTTATTATTAAATAAAAATATATAATTTTTCATTATCGTTGTACTGCTGTATGCTAAGCACATGAAAACCACTATAAATCTTCAGGAAACAAGTGAGGTATCTGTATATGAAATTCTTAAAACAAAACGGTCCCGGGATTCTTTTCTGTCTGTGCATCGCCTTTCCCTGCTGGCTGCTTGGCCGTGCCATCCCGGTCATCGGCGGCGCTGTCTTTGGGATTCTGGCCGGTATGGTGATTACTCTGATCAAAAAGGACAAAACCGGACTGCAGTCCGGGATCCAGTTCACTTCCGGAAAAATCCTGCAGCTGGCTGTCGTTCTCCTTGGGTTTGGCCTAAATCTGAATGTGATTCTGGCTACCGGCCGCCAGTCTCTGCCGATTATCGTGTGCACCATCTCCACTTCTCTGATCCTGGCATTTCTCTGCAGCCGTCTGATGCACATTGAAGGAAAGATTTCCACCTTAGTAGGCGTCGGCTCCTCCATCTGCGGAGGCTCTGCCATAGCCGCCGCCGCGCCTGCCATTGACGCGGATGACGAGCAGATCGCCCAGGCCATTTCCGTAATCTTCTTCTTTAATGTCATCGCCGCCATCCTGTTCCCTGTGCTGGGTGCGGCCATCGGTTTTAACACCTCTTCCGGAGAAGCTTTTGGTATTTTCGCAGGTACTGCAGTCAACGACACCTCATCGGTCACTGCTGCCGCCTCCACCTGGGACAGCACCTGGCATCTGGGCTCTGCCACCCTGGACAAGGCAGTCACTGTCAAACTGACCCGAACCCTTGCGATCATTCCCATTACGATTGTTCTGGCGCTACTTCGGGCCCGCAGAGAAAAAGAAAACAGCCACGGCTCTTCCATCCGGGTATGGCAGATCTTTCCCAAATTTATCCTTTGGTTTATCGCTGCCTCTGCCATCACCACCATTGCCGTATCTCTGGGGGCTCCCGCGGAAGTATTTACCCCTGTAAAAGAGCTGAGCAAGTTCTTTATCGTCATGGCCATGACCGCCATCGGTTTAAACAGCAATATTGTCCATCTGGTGCGCAGCGGCGGAAAGCCCATCTTCCTGGGCGCCGTCTGCTGGGTCGGAATCACAGGCGTCAGCCTGCTGCTGCAGCACACACTGGGCATCTGGTAATACCCTTTCCCATAATCGAGTAGGAGGCGGTGACTAACCGCCGTCCTCTCACACCACCGTGCGTACCGTTCGGTACACGGCGGTTTCATTTCTTTTCTTTGTTCTTGGAAGTTTCCACTGTTTCCATATACACATACGTATTCTGTGGTAGAGCCATCCGTTGATGTCATCTATGTTATTCTTCATACTTGCAATTCCGTAGTAGTTAAGCCATCCCCTCGCATACACCTTGATTTTCTCAAGGCTTGGCTTGATTGACTGACATCGCTTACGGGAAGATAACTCCTTCCGTCCAGACTTAAACTTCTTCCATGACTTCGGATGAACTCGGACATAAATGCCTTTTCCGTTCCTTCCCAATGCAAAGCCAAGGAATTTAAAATTTCGGATCGCAAATACGCTGACAGTACCACTCTTTTCTCGGTTAACTGTAAGTTTCAGCCTCTCCTCAAGATATTTTGTACTGCTTTCCAAGAGTCTCTCTGATGCCCGCTTGCTCTTTGCAAGAAGCACAATGTCATCTGCATATCTTATGCATGGAACGCCTCTTTTCAAGAATTCTTGGTCGAACTCATTGAGGTAGACATTTGCCAGCAATGGGGATAGATTTCCACCTTGTGGTGAGCCTTTCTCTGTGTCAATGACTACTCCGTTCTCCATTACACCGCTTTTCAGATAGCGCTTTATCAACTGTACTACACGTTCATCTTTTACATTCTTTCGGAGAAGATTGATGAGAATTTCGTGATTAAGAGTATCGAAGTACTTTGACAAGTCAAGGACTACAGCAAATGTATCGCCTTGTTCGGCATACTCCTTAACCTTGCGTATTGCGTCTTTTGCACTTCTGTTCGGACGATAGCCATAGCTACCCCCTGCAAACAGCGGTTCATAGATTGGCACTAACTGTTGGGCTATTGCCTGTTGAAGTGTACGGTCTACCACTGTTGGTATGCCAAGCTTTCGCACACCACCATCTGCTTTGGGAACCTCAACTCGTCTTACTGGAGACGGAGTATACTTTCCACGATAAATGCGGTCGGTTATCTCTTGTTGATGTTCCTTTAGATATGGAAGAGCCTCCTCAACGGTCATGCCATCAATTCCTGGCGCTCCCTTGTTTGCCTTGACTCCTACTATGACCTCTGCTGACTTCTGTGCGTTCAGCATTGCTTTATGCAAGGGTTACCTCTTTCAAGGCGTACCGCACAGACCTCCCTAGGTACCACACGTTTCTTCCTCTCCATCCATCTGCCTCATCTATCATGCATGATTCC
This genomic window contains:
- a CDS encoding uroporphyrinogen decarboxylase family protein, giving the protein MTARENILRAYRHELPVNVPNGFTDIDICDSYGERYFGEGQGKDWFGVEWTYTPELHSQTPTPGKEVIEDLEDWKEHISMPDLDSYDWEAIAAEATAGWDRENRVSLCMLLEGPFERMVSLMGFENAACAFYETPDEVHEFMEALTDFKCRYIHILKKYFDFDIIAFHDDWGDNKNMFFDMGMWRTFIRPCIQRVIDAVHAEGMLFEMHSCGYIYPTIGDLVEMGIDSLQPLQYVNPVADIKKEFGSQILLSGGFDTQGVLERPNATEEEIIREVHRTLDEMAPGGGYVALVPIINDQVRAVVTEEISRYGEGFYQ
- a CDS encoding MFS transporter — encoded protein: MKEKNRKSELFGFGKGWWTILYCLLMFWFYAGMVNDSSNVVAPAVAAKLGIPAGNVLNMGTVAAMVGVVFFFIMGAVNRKIGARITSCICLILGAVGYFGMGHANSLAQYGISLCICTIGCMSAGYISGGALVASWFPKKKGIVMGYTTMGHNLSTGFFVPLITVLVARLGVTRAVVLPCVLLLVLALAGLAAVRNNPQDRGINPDNVSDEVYRNEYFSEEVEDDGGWTVKRLFRRKTFWLVAIASGGFQFVSTVIITQLVVRNQEVGFTQAQAVGIMTILAFAGIVGSWIIGAMDQKLGTRKTMIFFGIWYAAALLLEVTEKRPLVIVFLIMFALALGGSANFTTSLPAAVFGRHGFKKVNSVLFPIQALVSSFGFCVNGNVLNATGSLRMSYVIAAVASLLVVVLVLFINEHQFNRDYMSTEEAEAFTRQLESED
- a CDS encoding LysR family transcriptional regulator; its protein translation is MLDLRIETFLMVCETMNYTKAARRLNITQPAVSQHIRYLEEYYGKKLFCYSGKKLTLTRAGEMLRQVSGAMRNDEDLLRRRIKEEDPEVFPLYFGVTKTIGEYVIAKPLARYMRRHPDTPVQMEISNTDVLLRHMREGIIHFALVEGYFNSREYDSIPYAMVPFVPVCAAGHRFSAEPYQTRDLLGENLILREQGSGTRMILERQLNAMNLQIGDFRRVCEIGGMHAILQMLQEDAGISFMYLSAAQSLIDQGVLRQIPLRDFHTPHAFNFIWERGSVHEPIYREICAELGMKERTDRGPAAGSGQSG
- a CDS encoding putative sulfate exporter family transporter, with translation MKFLKQNGPGILFCLCIAFPCWLLGRAIPVIGGAVFGILAGMVITLIKKDKTGLQSGIQFTSGKILQLAVVLLGFGLNLNVILATGRQSLPIIVCTISTSLILAFLCSRLMHIEGKISTLVGVGSSICGGSAIAAAAPAIDADDEQIAQAISVIFFFNVIAAILFPVLGAAIGFNTSSGEAFGIFAGTAVNDTSSVTAAASTWDSTWHLGSATLDKAVTVKLTRTLAIIPITIVLALLRARREKENSHGSSIRVWQIFPKFILWFIAASAITTIAVSLGAPAEVFTPVKELSKFFIVMAMTAIGLNSNIVHLVRSGGKPIFLGAVCWVGITGVSLLLQHTLGIW